Proteins encoded together in one Acanthopagrus latus isolate v.2019 chromosome 19, fAcaLat1.1, whole genome shotgun sequence window:
- the LOC119008323 gene encoding C-C motif chemokine 5-like produces the protein MQHLKMWTCLSASRWICLLTLAVVMLASASQVDSSNPIVRLPCCLNASSRKIERVKACYEQKPREGCHRHAFLIVTRRNKQWCVNPDAAWLKDKIETGKLSCPPDLTPLSGVDTA, from the exons ATGCAGCATTTGAAGATGTGGACGTGTCTCTCTGCCAGCCGCTGGATTTGTCTGCTCACCCTGGCTGTGGTGATGCTCGCCTCTGCATCACAAG TGGATTCCTCCAATCCGATCGTACGTTTACCCTGCTGTCTCAACGCCAGCTCCAGGAAGATAGAGCGAGTCAAAGCGTGTTACGAGCAGAAACCACGAGAGGGCTGCCACCGCCACGCCTTCCT GATCGTGACCAGGAGGAATAAGCAGTGGTGCGTCAACCCGGATGCTGCGTGGCTCAAAGACAAGATAGAGACG GGAAAACTGAGCTGTCCTCCTGATTTGACGCCGCTGAGTGGAGTCGACACGgcgtga
- the msl2b gene encoding E3 ubiquitin-protein ligase MSL2b isoform X2 — MQLKPSCSWCKDYSRFEENRQLSLLVHCYRKLCLYITQSPLAPHIASAASDSPDLQAILNEGLRLAESEPEVEDISDTVGLSQTASTSELVLPDDTPPTKELKVEEPSPISVNGLHDCNGLVSSDALQPITIETGGGVAKQESFSEEIPVCVSVTGSGEAGLCDISTFGDDLKHGGGQLLLSVEEVLRTLETDTDPEPNPQDCPPSVHQCSLNGPHCPSGPDSSRLIPSLPPENSPRPLQPHPQPSLQPPPQPSTVVPHVPPRYHRKRSHSESDSEKVQPLPISSLLQGQPLGANSSPHHPNPGATTKQEPKFPAATPHPHLAPVPNGGPPKVGKTVLVSNKALKKTVEHHGGSKKAYTKARQGTPKPRAQPRDRVPPHPHAHPLTHPPSPSKPLYKKPVEKKGCKCGRATQNPSVLTCRGQRCPCYSNRKACLDCICRGCQNSYMANGEKKLEAFAVPEKALEQTRLTLGINLTSITAAALRSPTTSSPGNTLLNVTTATGAPVTATFLSGAGHDNRGFDDSLEMRFDC, encoded by the exons ATGCAGCTGAAGCCGTCCTGTAGTTGGTGTAAGGACTATTCCCGCTTTGAGGAGAACAGGCAGCTCTCCTTGCTTGTCCACTGTTACAGGAAGCTCTGTCTCTACATCACCCAGTCGCCGCTCGCCCCGCACATAGCCAGCGCTGCCAGTGACTCGCCGGACCTCCAGGCCATCCTCAATGAGGGCCTCAGGTTGGCTGAGAGCGAGCCTGAGGTGGAGGACATTTCAGATACAGTCGGCCTGTCGCAAACAGCCTCCACCTCCGAGCTTGTCCTGCCTGATGACACGCCACCTACGAAGGAGCTCAAGGTGGAGGAGCCGAGCCCCATCAGTGTAAATGGGTTGCATGATTGTAACGGCCTGGTCAGTTCGGACGCTCTGCAACCCATCACCATCGAAACAGGTGGAGGTGTTGCAAAGCAGGAGAGCTTCTCGGAGGAGATCCCGGTGTGTGTGAGCGTCACAGGGAGCGGGGAGGCGGGGCTTTGTGACATCAGCACCTTTGGGGATGACCTGAAACATGGAGGTGGACAGTTGTTGTTGAGTGTTGAGGAGGTGCTCAGGACTCTGGAGACGGACACTGACCCTGAGCCCAACCCCCAGGACTGCCCCCCCTCTGTACATCAGTGCAGTCTTAATGGGCCTCACTGCCCATCTGGTCCTGACTCCTCCCGCctcatcccctccctccccccagaGAACAGCCCTCGCCCCCTCCAACCCCACCCGCAGCCCTCACTGCAGCCTCCCCCTCAGCCCTCCACAGTCGTCCCCCACGTTCCCCCTCGGTACCACCGCAAGCGCTCCCACTCAGAGAGCGACAGTGAGAAGGTGCAGCCCCTCCCGATCTCCAGCCTCTTACAGGGGCAGCCCCTCGGTGCCAACAGCTCCCCCCATCACCCTAACCCAGGTGCCACCACCAAACAGGAGCCTAAGTTCCCTGCAGCCACGCCCCACCCACACCTGGCCCCAGTGCCTAACGGTGGTCCCCCGAAGGTGGGCAAGACTGTGCTCGTCTCCAACAAGGCGCTGAAAAAGACTGTTGAGCATCACGGGGGTTCCAAGAAGGCTTACACCAAGGCCAGGCAAGGGACCCCTAAGCCACGAGCACAACCCCGTGACAGAGTGCCCCCACACCCCCATGCACACCCCCTGACTCACCCACCAAGCCCCTCGAAGCCACTGTATAAGAAGCCCGTGGAGAAGAAGGGCTGCAAGTGCGGCCGAGCCACACAGAACCCATCGGTGTTGACCTGTAGGGGGCAGCGCTGCCCATGCTACTCCAACCGCAAG GCGTGTCTGGACTGTATCTGCCGTGGCTGCCAGAACTCCTACATGGCCAACGGGGAGAAGAAGCTGGAGGCCTTCGCCGTGCCGGAGAAAGCTCTGGAACAGACACGTCTCACGCTCGGCATCAACCTCACCAGTATCACCGCGGCCGCCCTCCGTAGCCCGACCACCAGCTCCCCCGGCAACACCCTTCTCAACGTCACCACGGCAACAGGGGCACCCGTCACGGCCACCTTCTTGTCGGGGGCGGGACACGACAACAGGGGCTTCGATGATTCACTGGAGATGCGGTTTGACTGCTGA
- the msl2b gene encoding E3 ubiquitin-protein ligase MSL2b isoform X1 has translation MNPVNATSLYVSASRSVLQCDPRDPRALAELCKLLPFFRQSLSCLVCGNLLQDPIAPTDSSCQHYVCRGCKGQRMQLKPSCSWCKDYSRFEENRQLSLLVHCYRKLCLYITQSPLAPHIASAASDSPDLQAILNEGLRLAESEPEVEDISDTVGLSQTASTSELVLPDDTPPTKELKVEEPSPISVNGLHDCNGLVSSDALQPITIETGGGVAKQESFSEEIPVCVSVTGSGEAGLCDISTFGDDLKHGGGQLLLSVEEVLRTLETDTDPEPNPQDCPPSVHQCSLNGPHCPSGPDSSRLIPSLPPENSPRPLQPHPQPSLQPPPQPSTVVPHVPPRYHRKRSHSESDSEKVQPLPISSLLQGQPLGANSSPHHPNPGATTKQEPKFPAATPHPHLAPVPNGGPPKVGKTVLVSNKALKKTVEHHGGSKKAYTKARQGTPKPRAQPRDRVPPHPHAHPLTHPPSPSKPLYKKPVEKKGCKCGRATQNPSVLTCRGQRCPCYSNRKACLDCICRGCQNSYMANGEKKLEAFAVPEKALEQTRLTLGINLTSITAAALRSPTTSSPGNTLLNVTTATGAPVTATFLSGAGHDNRGFDDSLEMRFDC, from the exons ATGAACCCGGTGAATGCGACCTCTCTCTACGTGTCCGCGAGTCGTTCGGTGCTGCAGTGCGACCCCAGAGACCCCCGGGCCCTCGCGGAGCTCTGCAAGCTGCTGCCGTTTTTCCGCCAGTCCCTGTCCTGCCTGGTCTgcg GTAACTTGCTGCAGGACCCCATTGCTCCCACCGACTCATCATGTCAGCATTACGTCTGTCGAGGCTGTAAAGGTCAGAGGATGCAGCTGAAGCCGTCCTGTAGTTGGTGTAAGGACTATTCCCGCTTTGAGGAGAACAGGCAGCTCTCCTTGCTTGTCCACTGTTACAGGAAGCTCTGTCTCTACATCACCCAGTCGCCGCTCGCCCCGCACATAGCCAGCGCTGCCAGTGACTCGCCGGACCTCCAGGCCATCCTCAATGAGGGCCTCAGGTTGGCTGAGAGCGAGCCTGAGGTGGAGGACATTTCAGATACAGTCGGCCTGTCGCAAACAGCCTCCACCTCCGAGCTTGTCCTGCCTGATGACACGCCACCTACGAAGGAGCTCAAGGTGGAGGAGCCGAGCCCCATCAGTGTAAATGGGTTGCATGATTGTAACGGCCTGGTCAGTTCGGACGCTCTGCAACCCATCACCATCGAAACAGGTGGAGGTGTTGCAAAGCAGGAGAGCTTCTCGGAGGAGATCCCGGTGTGTGTGAGCGTCACAGGGAGCGGGGAGGCGGGGCTTTGTGACATCAGCACCTTTGGGGATGACCTGAAACATGGAGGTGGACAGTTGTTGTTGAGTGTTGAGGAGGTGCTCAGGACTCTGGAGACGGACACTGACCCTGAGCCCAACCCCCAGGACTGCCCCCCCTCTGTACATCAGTGCAGTCTTAATGGGCCTCACTGCCCATCTGGTCCTGACTCCTCCCGCctcatcccctccctccccccagaGAACAGCCCTCGCCCCCTCCAACCCCACCCGCAGCCCTCACTGCAGCCTCCCCCTCAGCCCTCCACAGTCGTCCCCCACGTTCCCCCTCGGTACCACCGCAAGCGCTCCCACTCAGAGAGCGACAGTGAGAAGGTGCAGCCCCTCCCGATCTCCAGCCTCTTACAGGGGCAGCCCCTCGGTGCCAACAGCTCCCCCCATCACCCTAACCCAGGTGCCACCACCAAACAGGAGCCTAAGTTCCCTGCAGCCACGCCCCACCCACACCTGGCCCCAGTGCCTAACGGTGGTCCCCCGAAGGTGGGCAAGACTGTGCTCGTCTCCAACAAGGCGCTGAAAAAGACTGTTGAGCATCACGGGGGTTCCAAGAAGGCTTACACCAAGGCCAGGCAAGGGACCCCTAAGCCACGAGCACAACCCCGTGACAGAGTGCCCCCACACCCCCATGCACACCCCCTGACTCACCCACCAAGCCCCTCGAAGCCACTGTATAAGAAGCCCGTGGAGAAGAAGGGCTGCAAGTGCGGCCGAGCCACACAGAACCCATCGGTGTTGACCTGTAGGGGGCAGCGCTGCCCATGCTACTCCAACCGCAAG GCGTGTCTGGACTGTATCTGCCGTGGCTGCCAGAACTCCTACATGGCCAACGGGGAGAAGAAGCTGGAGGCCTTCGCCGTGCCGGAGAAAGCTCTGGAACAGACACGTCTCACGCTCGGCATCAACCTCACCAGTATCACCGCGGCCGCCCTCCGTAGCCCGACCACCAGCTCCCCCGGCAACACCCTTCTCAACGTCACCACGGCAACAGGGGCACCCGTCACGGCCACCTTCTTGTCGGGGGCGGGACACGACAACAGGGGCTTCGATGATTCACTGGAGATGCGGTTTGACTGCTGA